A single window of Granulicella sibirica DNA harbors:
- a CDS encoding NAD(P)-dependent oxidoreductase translates to MKLIVFGATGRVGKLFIEKAIARGYEVTAFVRKKGSGRNLGTSEVVGDVKEFESVRRGMARGYDAVLVAIGEGALRSSTVMTKGVTNISNVAEETGVCRYVGVSGSAEIANQTWTGRLYTRILKLTPVGHAVRDHDGALHAFERSNLDWTLAGCNYLGDGPARGHYQTALTFSGVAKKIFPADVASFLLKEMTERRFVRKVVGIWY, encoded by the coding sequence ATGAAACTTATCGTTTTTGGGGCAACTGGTCGCGTCGGAAAGCTCTTCATCGAGAAGGCGATCGCGCGAGGATATGAGGTAACTGCATTTGTGCGCAAGAAAGGCAGTGGAAGAAACCTTGGCACATCAGAGGTCGTCGGCGACGTCAAGGAGTTCGAATCCGTTCGAAGAGGAATGGCTCGAGGATATGATGCGGTCTTAGTTGCAATAGGCGAAGGTGCGCTGCGGTCCTCGACCGTCATGACCAAAGGTGTCACGAACATCTCGAACGTAGCAGAAGAGACTGGCGTTTGCCGTTATGTCGGAGTGTCGGGTAGTGCGGAAATCGCAAATCAGACTTGGACCGGCCGCCTTTACACACGCATCTTGAAGCTGACACCTGTCGGGCACGCGGTCAGAGATCACGACGGCGCTCTGCACGCGTTTGAGCGCTCGAATCTCGACTGGACGCTAGCAGGCTGTAACTATCTTGGTGACGGACCCGCACGCGGCCACTACCAAACCGCACTCACTTTCAGTGGAGTTGCGAAGAAGATTTTCCCTGCAGATGTGGCTAGTTTTCTCCTCAAGGAAATGACAGAGCGGAGGTTCGTCAGAAAGGTTGTCGGGATCTGGTATTGA
- a CDS encoding MmcQ/YjbR family DNA-binding protein, translating to MDAESARTFLLSPPHVVESVSETTRRGNKLVFRVGDQSVGGKMFSQIDFEEDGSAVLSLAAGPERFHELIEREGVIAAPYRARLYWIALMRWNAIQDSELKGLLRSSRGLIFIKLPKRTRDSLDGSMDASETALMPFIPCQTGSVKSKR from the coding sequence ATGGACGCCGAAAGCGCACGCACCTTTCTCTTGTCTCCGCCGCATGTGGTTGAAAGCGTCAGCGAGACAACGCGGAGGGGCAACAAACTTGTTTTCCGGGTTGGAGATCAGTCGGTAGGTGGGAAGATGTTCTCCCAAATCGACTTTGAAGAAGACGGCAGCGCGGTTCTCTCTTTGGCCGCTGGCCCCGAACGCTTTCACGAGCTTATCGAAAGAGAAGGGGTGATCGCAGCTCCCTATCGAGCGCGTCTGTATTGGATCGCACTCATGCGATGGAATGCAATTCAAGATTCTGAACTGAAAGGCCTGCTCCGTAGCTCGAGGGGGCTAATATTTATCAAATTGCCAAAGCGTACCCGAGATTCCCTCGACGGGAGCATGGACGCTTCAGAGACAGCGCTCATGCCATTCATCCCATGTCAAACAGGCAGCGTAAAATCTAAGCGTTAG
- a CDS encoding ubiquitin carboxyl-terminal hydrolase 14, whose translation MAQECTHLDTIRDVSPNTQGCEDCLKMGDTWVHLRMCLHCGHVGCCNSSKNKHAGKHFRGTKHPIMRSIEPDETWAWCYADELMLELQDYGDGTL comes from the coding sequence ATGGCACAAGAATGCACGCATCTGGACACGATTCGCGATGTGAGCCCGAATACTCAGGGCTGCGAAGATTGTCTGAAAATGGGTGATACATGGGTCCATCTTCGGATGTGCCTACATTGCGGACACGTGGGCTGTTGCAACAGCTCAAAGAACAAGCACGCAGGCAAACACTTTCGCGGGACCAAACATCCGATTATGCGGTCGATCGAACCGGACGAGACCTGGGCCTGGTGCTACGCGGATGAGCTCATGCTTGAGCTCCAAGATTATGGGGACGGCACCCTGTAG
- a CDS encoding TetR/AcrR family transcriptional regulator, protein MDAAFELIQEKRYDGMTIQLIAEKAGVSSPTVYGIFRSKSGILAELLERASFGQGYDELIRRSRESQSSEQKLRIAASIACHIYQAEGETMNLLSGAGIIRSELERPMEERECRRFDSQEHVVKFIHQRKELKTNLKLTKARDILWSLTSRELFTLHVRKRAWSVGEYEDWLSDALVTALLFEK, encoded by the coding sequence GTGGACGCGGCTTTCGAATTGATCCAAGAGAAACGCTATGACGGAATGACCATACAACTCATAGCTGAAAAAGCCGGCGTATCCTCTCCAACGGTCTATGGAATCTTCCGCTCAAAGTCAGGGATTTTGGCAGAGCTGCTGGAGCGCGCTTCGTTTGGACAGGGCTACGACGAGCTTATCCGCCGTTCTCGAGAGAGCCAATCCTCCGAGCAAAAGCTCCGGATAGCCGCCTCGATCGCTTGCCACATCTATCAGGCGGAGGGCGAAACCATGAACCTTCTCTCAGGCGCGGGTATTATCCGATCAGAATTGGAACGTCCGATGGAAGAACGTGAGTGCCGGCGCTTTGATAGTCAAGAACATGTAGTGAAATTCATTCATCAGCGTAAGGAACTCAAGACAAATCTAAAGCTCACCAAGGCAAGAGACATTCTGTGGAGCTTGACGAGCCGGGAACTCTTTACGCTCCATGTGCGGAAGCGCGCATGGAGTGTAGGCGAATACGAAGATTGGTTATCGGATGCCCTCGTCACAGCGCTTCTCTTTGAGAAGTAG
- a CDS encoding GNAT family N-acetyltransferase, producing MKLSFAIETDLSAEEFQSILMRSTLAERRPAQDIMRLDKMLREADLIVTARLDIKLIGISRAITDFCYCCYLSDLAVDVDHQRKGIGKKLIEKTHEAAGVNTALVLVAAPAAEGYYPKIGMKHVSSCWMIPRK from the coding sequence ATGAAGCTAAGCTTTGCAATCGAAACCGATCTTAGTGCTGAGGAGTTTCAATCGATATTGATGCGATCCACTTTGGCCGAGAGACGGCCCGCGCAGGATATCATGCGCCTCGACAAGATGCTGCGCGAGGCTGATTTGATTGTGACGGCTCGTCTTGACATCAAACTCATCGGCATATCTCGGGCTATTACCGACTTTTGCTACTGCTGCTACCTCTCAGACCTTGCGGTCGATGTTGATCACCAGCGAAAGGGAATAGGGAAAAAGTTGATTGAGAAGACTCATGAAGCCGCAGGCGTGAACACGGCGTTAGTTCTTGTCGCCGCACCTGCGGCAGAAGGATACTACCCCAAGATTGGTATGAAGCATGTTTCGAGCTGCTGGATGATTCCTCGCAAGTAA
- a CDS encoding tyrosine-type recombinase/integrase produces MSFAVNFVIGQDRIFPPKGGPTSKLQRLEGSFEDLLERANIHDFWFHDLRHTFASWYMMNGGDLYELAKLMGHANIKMTERCAKLGRAHITKTGNRAKVIWNMIDKNETGQEQGDKANIA; encoded by the coding sequence ATGTCTTTTGCCGTGAACTTTGTGATTGGCCAGGATCGAATCTTTCCTCCGAAGGGCGGCCCAACCAGCAAGCTTCAGAGATTGGAGGGAAGTTTTGAGGACTTGCTCGAAAGAGCAAACATCCATGACTTCTGGTTCCACGATCTGCGTCACACCTTCGCGTCCTGGTACATGATGAACGGCGGCGATCTTTACGAGTTGGCCAAGCTCATGGGGCACGCCAACATCAAGATGACGGAGCGCTGCGCCAAGCTGGGACGTGCCCATATCACCAAGACTGGAAACAGAGCCAAGGTGATTTGGAACATGATAGACAAGAACGAGACGGGGCAGGAGCAAGGCGACAAAGCGAACATCGCGTGA